A portion of the Adhaeribacter radiodurans genome contains these proteins:
- a CDS encoding pyridoxamine 5'-phosphate oxidase family protein — MGKFHDSIKPAHQEFIQKQHIFFVSTAPLSPEGHINLSPKGLDCFRVLSENQVAYMDLISSGNETSAHTLENGRITFMFCSFAGAPIILRLYGKGFTVLPNSTQWATYAPNFTIYPSTRQIIVADIHLVQTSCGFGVPLYNYEGERAIHFDWAEKKGAKGLEAYKQEKNLVSLDGLPTHLAIQPSPEELT, encoded by the coding sequence ATGGGTAAATTTCATGACTCTATAAAACCGGCGCATCAGGAGTTTATTCAAAAGCAGCATATCTTTTTTGTGAGTACCGCGCCTTTAAGCCCGGAAGGTCACATTAATTTATCGCCCAAAGGGTTGGATTGTTTCCGGGTTTTGTCAGAAAACCAAGTAGCCTACATGGATTTAATCAGCAGTGGTAACGAAACCTCGGCGCATACCCTGGAAAATGGCCGGATTACTTTTATGTTTTGCTCTTTTGCGGGAGCTCCTATCATTTTAAGATTATACGGCAAAGGCTTTACGGTGCTGCCCAATTCTACGCAATGGGCAACGTACGCACCCAATTTTACTATTTACCCCAGTACCCGCCAGATTATAGTGGCCGATATTCACCTGGTACAAACATCCTGTGGTTTTGGCGTGCCCTTATACAATTACGAAGGCGAGCGCGCTATTCATTTTGATTGGGCCGAGAAAAAAGGAGCAAAAGGATTAGAAGCATACAAGCAAGAAAAGAATTTAGTAAGTTTAGACGGTTTGCCCACCCATTTAGCAATACAACCTTCACCAGAAGAACTTACTTAA